One Trichosurus vulpecula isolate mTriVul1 chromosome 7, mTriVul1.pri, whole genome shotgun sequence genomic region harbors:
- the NUPR2 gene encoding nuclear protein 2 has translation MEREAERQPTPPPPPSPPPPGFRLLTRQKSQEELPLASFEEEHYDCYDYYNLREYPIRGPGWSKGRTRRERELRTNRPVPAGHERKIAQKLYNSQRKRRQRQLQPRPRTLIC, from the coding sequence ATGGAGAGGGAAGCGGAGCGGCAGCCAACACCGCCCCCGCCGCCGTCCCCGCCGCCCCCTGGGTTCCGGCTTCTGACCCGGCAGAAGTCGCAGGAAGAGCTGCCGCTGGCGAGCTTCGAGGAGGAGCACTACGACTGCTACGACTACTACAACCTGCGGGAGTACCCGATCCGCGGGCCCGGCTGGAGCAAGGGTCGCACCCGGCGGGAGCGGGAGCTCCGCACCAACCGGCCGGTGCCCGCGGGCCATGAGCGGAAGATCGCCCAGAAGCTGTACAACAGCCAGCGGAAGCGGCGTCAGCGCCAGCTGCAGCCCCGGCCTCGCACCCTCATCTGCTGA